From one Comamonas piscis genomic stretch:
- a CDS encoding FitA-like ribbon-helix-helix domain-containing protein, which translates to MAMLTVRNLPEEVHRALRVRAAQHGQSMEAEVREILESAISPKGRVKLGSLLADMGRQAKLSDEEFAVFEQARDKTPARPVSFE; encoded by the coding sequence ATGGCTATGTTGACAGTTCGAAACCTTCCTGAAGAGGTGCACCGTGCTCTGCGCGTCCGCGCTGCCCAGCACGGTCAGAGCATGGAAGCCGAAGTGCGTGAAATCCTCGAATCCGCGATCAGCCCCAAAGGGCGCGTGAAGCTGGGTTCGCTTCTGGCCGATATGGGTCGCCAAGCCAAGCTGAGCGACGAAGAATTCGCGGTGTTTGAGCAGGCGCGCGACAAGACGCCTGCACGGCCAGTGAGCTTCGAATGA
- a CDS encoding DUF3325 family protein, with product MIAIASLLWAFAGFAALAAAMDRHEQQLGAVALAPAQRYGWQAGGAALLLVSLLCCLQRWNASVGFASWLGLLTLAAVAWGLVLTYAPERARALALGAAVLGLIASVLAN from the coding sequence ATGATCGCTATCGCAAGCCTGCTATGGGCCTTTGCCGGTTTTGCAGCCTTGGCCGCTGCGATGGACCGGCATGAACAACAGCTGGGCGCCGTGGCGCTGGCACCTGCGCAGCGCTATGGGTGGCAGGCGGGCGGGGCGGCCTTGTTGCTGGTGTCGCTGCTCTGTTGCCTGCAGCGCTGGAATGCATCGGTAGGCTTTGCGTCTTGGTTGGGCCTGTTGACCTTGGCGGCGGTGGCCTGGGGGCTGGTGCTGACCTACGCGCCAGAACGCGCGCGCGCCTTGGCCTTGGGGGCGGCGGTGCTTGGCTTGATTGCGAGCGTACTGGCGAACTGA
- a CDS encoding LysE family translocator: protein MPIELWLAFVAASAVLLIIPGPTILTVISYSMAQGRRANVPLVAAVALGDSTALVVSLLGLGALLAASAFWFTVVKWAGGLYLIYLGIKLLRAGISPSKLAAAPVSSSRWKLFANTYLVTALNPKGIVFFVAFLPQFISAGAPVNQQLWILAITFVAMATLNATLYAVFASSARKLLSSPTALRRFNMAGGSLLSAAGVWALLARRPG, encoded by the coding sequence ATGCCAATCGAACTCTGGCTAGCCTTTGTCGCAGCATCCGCCGTGCTGCTCATCATCCCGGGCCCGACGATTCTCACGGTGATCAGCTATTCGATGGCCCAAGGGCGCCGCGCCAATGTGCCGCTGGTAGCAGCTGTGGCGTTGGGCGATTCCACGGCGCTAGTGGTGTCGCTACTGGGGCTGGGTGCGCTGCTGGCAGCGTCAGCCTTCTGGTTCACCGTCGTTAAATGGGCCGGCGGGCTGTACCTCATCTACCTGGGCATCAAGCTTTTGCGCGCAGGCATCTCACCATCCAAGCTGGCGGCCGCGCCCGTCTCCAGCTCGCGCTGGAAGCTGTTTGCCAACACCTATCTGGTGACAGCGCTCAACCCCAAGGGAATCGTATTTTTTGTGGCCTTCCTGCCGCAGTTCATCAGCGCGGGCGCTCCCGTTAACCAGCAGCTCTGGATTCTGGCCATCACCTTTGTTGCGATGGCTACGCTTAACGCCACGCTGTATGCCGTGTTTGCTTCGTCTGCGCGAAAGCTGCTGTCGTCGCCAACGGCTTTGCGCCGGTTCAATATGGCGGGTGGCAGCTTACTGTCTGCAGCGGGGGTATGGGCGCTGTTGGCGCGGCGGCCGGGATAA
- a CDS encoding type 1 glutamine amidotransferase domain-containing protein: protein MKVLFVLTSHDRLGDTGRKTGFWLEEFAAPYYVFQDAGAEITLASPLGGQPPLDPKSDEPDAQTAATERFRKDPQAQAALAATTPLAQINADDFDTVFYPGGHGPLWDLANDAKSIALLEAFERAGKPLGLVCHAPGALIKVKAANGNPLVAGRRVTGFTNSEEEGVGLTAVVPFLIEDAFTRLGGDYHKGPDWQVHVEVDGRLVTGQNPASSEAVAEALLSMLAK, encoded by the coding sequence ATGAAAGTTCTATTTGTACTGACCTCGCACGACCGCCTGGGCGACACGGGCCGCAAGACCGGTTTCTGGCTGGAAGAGTTTGCCGCGCCTTACTACGTGTTCCAGGACGCGGGCGCCGAGATCACCCTGGCTTCGCCACTGGGCGGCCAGCCACCGCTGGACCCCAAAAGCGACGAGCCCGATGCACAAACGGCAGCCACCGAGCGCTTCCGCAAGGATCCGCAAGCCCAAGCTGCCCTGGCAGCCACCACGCCGTTGGCACAGATCAACGCCGATGACTTTGATACCGTTTTCTACCCCGGCGGCCATGGCCCGCTCTGGGACCTCGCCAACGACGCCAAGTCGATTGCACTGCTGGAAGCTTTCGAGCGCGCCGGCAAGCCGCTGGGTCTGGTCTGCCATGCACCGGGCGCCCTCATCAAGGTCAAGGCGGCCAATGGCAATCCCCTGGTCGCTGGCCGCCGCGTAACAGGCTTTACCAACAGCGAAGAAGAAGGCGTCGGCCTGACCGCCGTCGTGCCCTTCCTCATCGAGGATGCGTTCACGCGCCTGGGTGGCGATTACCACAAGGGCCCTGATTGGCAAGTGCATGTGGAGGTCGATGGCCGCCTGGTCACCGGCCAGAACCCTGCCAGCAGCGAAGCCGTGGCCGAGGCCCTGCTGTCCATGCTTGCTAAATAA
- a CDS encoding type II toxin-antitoxin system VapC family toxin encodes MILLDTNVMSEPLRQVPEPRVIEWIDAQAMETLFLSSITVAELRAGIALLPAGKRRAGLQENLEKRVLPLFAGRVLPFDLACTQAYAALMAKARNAGLAIATADGYIAAIAAANGFAVATRDTGPFEAAGVTVINPWQAKTS; translated from the coding sequence ATGATCCTGCTCGACACTAATGTGATGTCCGAGCCGCTCCGCCAGGTGCCTGAGCCGCGAGTGATCGAGTGGATCGACGCCCAGGCAATGGAGACCTTATTTCTATCCTCTATTACCGTGGCAGAATTGCGGGCGGGTATTGCCCTGCTGCCGGCCGGCAAGCGGCGCGCAGGCCTGCAGGAGAACTTGGAAAAGCGCGTGCTACCTCTGTTTGCTGGCCGGGTGCTGCCTTTTGACTTGGCTTGCACCCAAGCCTATGCGGCATTGATGGCGAAGGCCCGCAATGCCGGCCTGGCCATTGCCACGGCCGATGGCTACATCGCGGCGATCGCGGCGGCCAACGGGTTCGCCGTTGCGACCCGAGACACCGGCCCATTCGAGGCTGCGGGTGTCACTGTCATCAATCCATGGCAGGCGAAAACCTCATGA
- a CDS encoding DUF3649 domain-containing protein, which translates to MQTAVNHPPAASLLGYRARVASRAVAAIGGGYALAAASAAAGAVGFQAFGMARVDATMTATMLAFVVYAIAAMWAFGCATALRAWLGIALPAGTLALIAWVLAPGAAA; encoded by the coding sequence ATGCAAACAGCCGTAAATCACCCACCAGCAGCCAGCCTGCTGGGCTATCGCGCGCGGGTCGCGTCACGGGCCGTGGCCGCTATTGGTGGCGGCTATGCCTTGGCAGCGGCCTCGGCTGCAGCGGGGGCGGTGGGCTTTCAAGCGTTCGGCATGGCCCGGGTGGATGCGACGATGACGGCCACGATGCTGGCCTTTGTGGTCTACGCGATCGCGGCGATGTGGGCCTTTGGCTGCGCAACGGCGCTGCGTGCCTGGCTGGGCATTGCGCTGCCGGCTGGCACGCTGGCGCTGATCGCCTGGGTGCTGGCGCCGGGGGCCGCGGCATGA
- a CDS encoding M20 aminoacylase family protein: MNAAIHPSLLSAVQTLAPEFVGIRHQIHAFPELAFEELRTSDLVAERLQAWGYEVHRGLGSTGVVGRLKKGQGSRSIGIRADMDALPIQEKTGLPYASTLSGKMHACGHDGHTAILLCAARYLAESVDYNGTLNLIFQPAEENEGGALRMVDDGLFEQFPCDEIYALHNTPGLPVGQIGMIAGPAMASFDRATVTLTGRSAHGAMPHHGIDSMQAAASIVLGLQSLVSREVDALKSAVITVGSIQAGATYNIVPESATIKIGIRALNPEVRNQIETRLRDFINAQAQSYQLQADVLYERKYPVLVNHAAQTERAREVAVQLLGADNVVTRGPVMGSEDFAYMLEHRPGAYVRLGNGLGQDGGCMVHNPLYDFNDKALPIGAAFWASLAQSYLK, from the coding sequence ATGAACGCAGCTATTCACCCCTCCTTGCTATCGGCAGTCCAGACCCTGGCGCCGGAATTTGTTGGCATCCGCCACCAGATCCATGCTTTCCCCGAGCTGGCGTTTGAAGAGCTGCGCACCAGCGACCTGGTAGCAGAGCGCCTGCAGGCCTGGGGCTATGAAGTACACCGGGGCCTGGGCAGCACAGGCGTGGTGGGCCGCCTTAAAAAAGGCCAGGGCAGCCGCAGCATCGGCATTCGTGCCGATATGGATGCGCTACCGATTCAGGAGAAAACCGGCCTGCCCTATGCCAGCACCTTGAGCGGCAAGATGCATGCCTGCGGCCATGATGGGCACACGGCCATCTTGCTGTGCGCGGCGCGCTACCTGGCCGAATCGGTGGACTACAACGGCACCTTGAACCTGATTTTTCAGCCGGCGGAAGAGAACGAAGGCGGCGCGCTGCGCATGGTCGATGACGGGCTGTTTGAGCAGTTTCCCTGCGATGAAATCTATGCGCTGCACAACACGCCGGGCCTGCCGGTGGGGCAGATCGGCATGATCGCCGGGCCGGCGATGGCCTCGTTTGACCGGGCCACTGTGACCTTGACCGGCCGCTCCGCCCATGGCGCCATGCCCCACCATGGCATTGACTCGATGCAGGCCGCTGCCAGCATCGTGCTGGGCCTGCAATCACTGGTCAGCCGCGAGGTCGATGCGCTCAAGTCGGCCGTCATCACCGTCGGCTCCATCCAGGCCGGCGCCACCTACAACATCGTGCCCGAAAGCGCCACGATCAAGATCGGCATCCGCGCGCTCAACCCGGAGGTGCGCAACCAGATCGAAACCCGGCTGCGCGACTTTATCAATGCCCAGGCCCAAAGCTACCAGCTGCAAGCCGATGTGCTGTATGAGCGCAAGTACCCGGTGCTGGTCAACCATGCGGCGCAAACCGAGCGCGCCCGCGAAGTGGCGGTGCAGCTGCTGGGCGCCGACAACGTGGTGACCCGTGGCCCGGTGATGGGCAGCGAAGACTTTGCCTACATGCTGGAGCACCGCCCCGGCGCCTATGTGCGGCTGGGCAATGGCCTGGGGCAGGATGGCGGCTGCATGGTGCACAACCCGCTGTATGACTTCAACGACAAGGCCCTGCCCATCGGCGCGGCCTTCTGGGCCAGCCTGGCACAAAGCTATCTGAAATAA
- a CDS encoding TetR/AcrR family transcriptional regulator: MTLTKKAEATRQHILDTGHQLVLRKGFAAVGLQEILKTCNVPKGSFYHYFPSKEAFGCALLQQYVDGYGRKVNGLLAADGNGYDRLMRYWDAWIAAPGDGVCGWAEECLVVKLAAEVADLSEDMRQVLHGGVQRLLARIAAVIDEARGDGSLPAGPPSLVLARVIYQMWLGAALLAKLSQDKSSLIQARAATVHLLTCKAFSPASPHPLP, from the coding sequence ATGACCTTGACCAAAAAAGCGGAAGCCACCCGCCAGCACATCCTCGACACGGGGCACCAGCTCGTGCTGCGCAAAGGTTTTGCGGCTGTCGGCTTGCAAGAGATTCTTAAGACCTGCAACGTGCCCAAGGGCTCGTTCTACCACTACTTCCCGTCGAAAGAAGCCTTTGGCTGCGCGCTGCTGCAGCAGTATGTGGATGGCTATGGCCGCAAGGTGAATGGCCTGCTGGCGGCAGATGGTAATGGCTATGACCGCCTGATGCGCTACTGGGATGCCTGGATTGCAGCGCCCGGCGATGGCGTGTGTGGCTGGGCCGAAGAATGCCTGGTGGTCAAACTGGCTGCCGAAGTAGCGGACCTGTCCGAAGATATGCGCCAGGTGCTCCATGGCGGTGTACAGCGCTTGCTGGCGAGGATCGCCGCCGTGATTGACGAGGCACGCGGCGATGGCTCGCTGCCCGCTGGCCCGCCTTCTTTAGTGTTGGCCCGCGTTATCTACCAAATGTGGCTGGGCGCGGCCTTGCTGGCCAAGCTGAGCCAGGACAAGTCATCGCTCATCCAGGCGCGGGCCGCCACCGTGCATTTGCTGACCTGCAAAGCATTCAGCCCCGCCTCTCCTCACCCCCTCCCCTAA
- a CDS encoding LysR family transcriptional regulator, which produces MDDVLGRKRALCLLQIMETGSVRGAADVLAVDPSMVSRTVARLEQDTGLVLLERRGRGVVVTDAGRMLALFARRQQDLHDTFVAEVNSLKNAQSGHLDLVLGEGTLDMVMGPVLQDFVKAHGDVRYHIKVAGTEEAVQCILEDRAHIGIVFQPPNDARLRSHHARLAPVRVHVRKGHPLASHCGPLSLADLAPYPGAALEESFGVRKHIQAAELEENIRLQPMLTTNSFKVLWDFAVMGLGYIMTPRSIPLQGVALDTLVSLPLASPVLNHSQLHVVTRSGRPLSPVASQLLREMVAVFSAS; this is translated from the coding sequence ATGGACGATGTGCTGGGCCGCAAGCGGGCGCTGTGCCTGCTGCAGATCATGGAAACCGGCTCGGTGCGTGGCGCAGCCGATGTGCTGGCGGTGGACCCATCGATGGTGAGCCGCACCGTCGCCCGGCTGGAGCAGGACACCGGCCTGGTGCTGCTGGAGCGGCGCGGCCGGGGCGTGGTGGTGACCGATGCCGGCCGCATGCTGGCGTTGTTTGCCCGCCGCCAGCAGGACCTGCACGACACCTTTGTGGCGGAGGTCAACAGCCTCAAAAACGCGCAATCCGGCCACCTGGACCTGGTGCTGGGCGAGGGCACCCTGGACATGGTGATGGGCCCGGTGCTGCAAGATTTTGTCAAAGCCCATGGCGATGTGCGCTACCACATCAAGGTGGCGGGCACCGAGGAGGCCGTGCAGTGCATTCTGGAGGACCGGGCGCATATCGGCATCGTGTTCCAGCCGCCCAACGATGCGCGCCTGCGCTCCCACCATGCCCGGCTGGCGCCCGTGCGGGTACATGTGCGCAAGGGCCATCCGCTGGCCAGCCACTGCGGGCCCTTGAGCCTGGCCGATCTGGCCCCTTACCCGGGTGCGGCGCTGGAGGAATCCTTTGGCGTGCGCAAGCACATCCAGGCCGCCGAGCTGGAAGAAAACATCCGCCTGCAGCCGATGCTGACCACCAACTCCTTCAAGGTGCTATGGGATTTTGCGGTGATGGGCCTGGGTTACATCATGACGCCGCGCTCCATCCCCCTGCAGGGCGTTGCCCTCGATACCCTGGTGTCCCTGCCGCTGGCCAGCCCGGTGCTCAACCACAGCCAGCTGCATGTGGTCACCCGCAGCGGCCGGCCGCTGTCACCGGTGGCGTCGCAGTTGTTGCGGGAGATGGTGGCGGTGTTTTCTGCGTCTTAG
- a CDS encoding PepSY-associated TM helix domain-containing protein: MRVDGKPEGLRQSMSWLHTWSGLLLGWLLYAVFFTGTLSFFRNEITDWMRPELHQSVPDAGTAQRGLDAMQAIAPKATTWTLSLPNERQTAIEASWREPGAATGRAGTLRTTLDAGTGEQLQPRETRGGSFLYRFHFELYAMPRIWGRWIVGFATMLMLVAIISGVITHKKIFSDFFTFRPRKGQRSWLDAHNATAVLALPFHLVITFSGLVLLMNMLMPWGVQTAYNGDSNAYFSELRGNRQAQPGAANANGPREGGRASRQANADADADANTPVVMAAVGPMMDAALQQWPAHGVGSITVNAPGTARATVELREGGGSSLVNRGTASTLLFDGVTGEPRQAPEAAAISWPRATSNVVSSLHLGRFAEPLVRWLLFLSGVVGTIMAATGMVIWVVKRLPERRKLGRTPYGHRLVEVLNVGAIAGLSVATASFFWFNRLLPAELLGRSDWEIRGFFTVWALCLLHPMLRPHRQAWREQMLVATVLFALLPVLNGLSGGASLLQTVAHGQWSIAGFDLMMLALAALHGWVLWWLARSKPTATPAARKTAAPAKPAASDAGLLAPHAAGAAVMEQQP; encoded by the coding sequence ATGAGGGTCGATGGCAAACCCGAGGGCTTGCGGCAGTCGATGTCCTGGTTGCATACCTGGAGCGGGCTGCTGCTGGGCTGGCTGCTGTATGCGGTGTTCTTTACCGGCACCTTGAGCTTTTTCCGCAACGAAATCACCGACTGGATGCGGCCCGAGCTGCACCAGTCCGTACCCGACGCGGGCACGGCACAGCGCGGGCTCGATGCCATGCAGGCGATTGCGCCCAAGGCCACGACATGGACTTTGTCCTTGCCCAATGAACGCCAGACGGCCATCGAAGCCTCCTGGCGCGAGCCCGGTGCCGCCACGGGCCGGGCCGGCACGCTGCGCACGACCCTGGATGCCGGCACCGGCGAGCAGCTGCAGCCGCGCGAGACGCGGGGCGGCAGCTTTTTGTACCGCTTCCACTTTGAGCTGTATGCGATGCCGCGCATCTGGGGCCGCTGGATCGTGGGCTTTGCGACGATGCTGATGCTGGTGGCCATCATCAGCGGGGTGATCACGCATAAAAAAATCTTTAGCGACTTCTTCACCTTCCGCCCGCGCAAGGGCCAGCGCTCCTGGCTGGATGCGCACAATGCCACGGCCGTGCTGGCGCTGCCTTTTCATCTGGTGATCACCTTCAGCGGCCTGGTGCTGCTGATGAATATGCTGATGCCCTGGGGCGTGCAGACGGCCTACAACGGCGACAGCAATGCCTATTTCTCGGAGCTGCGTGGCAACCGCCAGGCGCAGCCGGGCGCTGCCAATGCCAATGGCCCGCGCGAGGGCGGTCGTGCCAGCCGGCAGGCGAATGCCGATGCCGATGCAGATGCCAACACGCCAGTCGTGATGGCAGCGGTGGGCCCGATGATGGATGCCGCCTTGCAGCAATGGCCGGCGCATGGCGTGGGCAGCATCACCGTCAACGCGCCAGGCACCGCCCGCGCCACGGTCGAGCTGCGCGAGGGCGGCGGATCCAGCCTGGTCAACCGAGGCACGGCATCGACCTTGTTGTTTGATGGCGTGACGGGCGAGCCGCGCCAGGCCCCCGAGGCGGCCGCCATTTCCTGGCCGCGCGCGACCAGCAATGTCGTATCCAGCCTTCACCTGGGCCGCTTTGCCGAGCCGCTGGTGCGCTGGCTGCTGTTTTTGAGCGGCGTGGTGGGCACCATCATGGCGGCGACCGGCATGGTGATCTGGGTCGTCAAGCGCCTGCCTGAGCGGCGCAAGCTGGGCCGCACACCCTACGGCCACCGGCTGGTGGAGGTGCTGAATGTGGGGGCGATTGCCGGCTTGTCGGTCGCAACGGCGTCGTTCTTCTGGTTCAACCGCTTGCTGCCGGCTGAGTTGTTGGGCCGCAGTGATTGGGAGATTCGGGGCTTCTTTACCGTGTGGGCGCTGTGCCTGTTGCACCCCATGCTGCGGCCGCACCGCCAGGCCTGGCGTGAGCAGATGCTGGTCGCCACCGTGTTGTTTGCGCTGTTGCCGGTGCTCAATGGTTTGAGCGGTGGCGCATCGCTGCTGCAGACCGTTGCCCATGGGCAGTGGAGCATTGCTGGCTTTGACTTGATGATGCTGGCCTTGGCGGCGTTGCACGGATGGGTGCTGTGGTGGCTGGCGCGGAGCAAGCCCACTGCGACCCCCGCTGCACGGAAGACAGCTGCCCCTGCCAAGCCTGCAGCATCCGACGCCGGTTTGCTGGCGCCCCATGCCGCAGGGGCAGCCGTGATGGAGCAGCAACCATGA
- a CDS encoding Bug family tripartite tricarboxylate transporter substrate binding protein, with product MTATHRRQFLQYASLLAGAPLLATQQAWAADAYPTKPLSLVVPYPAGGASDTAARIFGESIGKSVKQQVVVENYGGGTGLIGANKVLSAPADGYTFFHGSTNEVFLAPMLNPSARYTPKDFSLVAPISEAHIVLLVRNGLQVDSLDKLIALAKQSSAKPLTYATVGIDSIYHLMGEALATRVGASLLHVPYKGGAPALQGVAGGEVDLAILPYQTSFDAMQAQRRLKVLTSFSKELPTPLAHIPLITQSKLVPDFAYTISGGYFVKQGCPAERVTVLRNAIGAALLSPDIRARLEAEGRTVAQPTDSQAAANQTFAQYLQRVGELINTVGRKPVA from the coding sequence ATGACCGCCACCCATCGCCGCCAGTTTCTCCAATACGCCAGCCTGCTGGCCGGTGCCCCATTGCTGGCCACCCAGCAGGCCTGGGCAGCCGACGCCTACCCGACCAAGCCGCTGTCGCTGGTTGTGCCCTACCCCGCCGGCGGCGCCAGCGATACCGCTGCCCGCATCTTTGGCGAATCGATCGGCAAGAGCGTCAAGCAGCAGGTCGTTGTCGAAAACTACGGCGGCGGCACCGGCCTGATTGGCGCCAACAAGGTACTGAGCGCGCCGGCCGATGGCTATACCTTCTTCCATGGCTCCACCAACGAGGTGTTTCTGGCGCCGATGCTCAACCCCTCGGCCCGTTACACGCCAAAGGATTTCAGCCTGGTGGCACCGATCAGCGAGGCGCATATTGTGCTGCTCGTCCGCAATGGCCTGCAGGTTGATTCGCTGGACAAGCTGATTGCGCTGGCCAAGCAAAGCAGCGCCAAGCCGCTGACCTATGCCACCGTCGGCATCGACTCCATCTACCACCTGATGGGTGAGGCACTCGCCACCCGCGTGGGCGCCAGCCTGCTGCATGTGCCTTACAAAGGTGGTGCGCCCGCGCTGCAAGGCGTGGCGGGCGGCGAGGTGGACCTGGCCATCCTCCCCTACCAAACCAGCTTTGATGCCATGCAGGCCCAACGCCGGCTCAAGGTACTGACCAGCTTCTCGAAGGAACTGCCCACACCGCTGGCCCATATACCGCTGATCACACAAAGCAAGCTGGTGCCCGACTTTGCCTACACCATCAGCGGAGGCTACTTTGTCAAGCAAGGCTGCCCGGCAGAGCGGGTGACCGTGCTGCGCAATGCCATTGGTGCTGCGCTGCTCAGCCCCGATATCCGCGCGCGCCTGGAGGCCGAGGGCCGCACTGTTGCCCAGCCCACCGACAGCCAGGCCGCTGCCAACCAGACCTTTGCCCAGTACCTGCAGCGCGTGGGCGAGCTGATCAACACCGTGGGCCGCAAGCCGGTCGCTTGA
- a CDS encoding transglutaminase-like domain-containing protein, whose amino-acid sequence MIRLQFSLELAYTVLTPSADFFFDFHPAYTPQQTVMLENLTVSQAAATWSLQQDASGQRSMRLQAQSGPLKVNYQATVEIAHYSDDPAQIPEVPVYQLPLEALHYIYPSRYCQSDRLAAYAFALFGHLPQGYSRARAVCDWVQQHVQFRSNSSSGTTSAIDTLVERVGVCRDFAHLMIAMCRAINLPARFVTGTDYGADPALGPPDFHAYVEVYLGGRWYMFDPSGTAIPMGMMRLATGRDAADAAFATIFGGVQSEPPRIEVLAEQNGHQWQLPVHTNQGLSTAVV is encoded by the coding sequence ATGATTCGATTGCAGTTCTCTTTGGAGCTTGCCTACACGGTGCTGACCCCCAGCGCCGATTTCTTTTTTGACTTCCATCCGGCCTACACCCCGCAGCAAACCGTGATGCTGGAAAACCTCACGGTGAGCCAGGCGGCTGCCACCTGGAGCCTGCAGCAAGACGCCAGCGGCCAGCGCAGCATGCGGCTGCAGGCACAGTCGGGCCCGCTCAAGGTCAACTACCAGGCCACGGTGGAGATTGCGCACTACAGCGATGACCCCGCCCAGATACCCGAGGTCCCCGTCTACCAATTGCCGCTGGAGGCACTGCACTACATCTACCCCAGCCGCTATTGCCAGTCCGACCGCTTGGCGGCCTATGCTTTTGCGTTGTTCGGCCATCTGCCCCAGGGCTATTCGCGTGCCCGGGCGGTGTGTGATTGGGTGCAGCAGCATGTGCAGTTCCGCTCCAACAGCTCCAGCGGCACCACATCGGCGATAGACACCTTGGTCGAGCGCGTAGGCGTCTGCCGCGATTTTGCGCACCTGATGATTGCCATGTGCCGCGCGATCAACCTGCCAGCGCGGTTTGTGACCGGTACCGATTACGGCGCCGATCCGGCCTTGGGGCCACCGGACTTCCATGCCTATGTCGAGGTGTACCTGGGCGGGCGCTGGTACATGTTTGACCCGTCGGGCACCGCCATCCCCATGGGCATGATGCGCCTGGCCACCGGGCGTGATGCTGCCGACGCGGCGTTTGCCACGATCTTTGGTGGTGTCCAAAGCGAGCCCCCGCGCATCGAGGTTCTGGCCGAGCAGAACGGCCACCAATGGCAATTGCCGGTGCACACCAACCAAGGTCTGTCGACTGCGGTGGTCTGA